In Macaca nemestrina isolate mMacNem1 chromosome 11, mMacNem.hap1, whole genome shotgun sequence, a single window of DNA contains:
- the LOC105473825 gene encoding selenocysteine lyase isoform X9, translating to MIGGKPQDIIFTSGGTESNNLVIHSVVKHFHANQTSKGHAGGHHSPVEGAKPHFITSLVEHDSIRLPLEHLAEEQVAAVTFVPVSKVSGQAEVDDILAAVRPTTRLVTIMLANNETGVVMPVPEISQRIKALNQERVATGLPPILMHTDAAQALGKQRVDVEDLGVDFLTIVGHKFYGPRIGALYVRGLGEFTPLYPMLFGGGQERNFRPGTENTPMIAGLGKAAELVTQNCEAYEAHMRDIRDYLEERLEAEFGQKRIHLNSQFPGTQRLPNTCNFSIRGPRLQGYGGPEITMSCLCRRGFDFLEDEGVASFFFLDHAEKLSSRVWPMKKSPWVTVMMAAFVRTWAEMRSCGQGSLGFLDHLRFLTMERRVLCQHSPCSGVRLCIQ from the exons ATGATAGGGGGGAAACCTCAAGATATAATCTTCACTTCCGGGGGCACTGAG TCAAATAATTTAGTAATCCATTCTGTGGTGAAACATTTCCACGCAAACCAGACCTCAAAGGGACACGCGGGTGGGCACCACAGTCCAGTGGAGGGGGCCAAGCCCCATTTCATTACTTCCTTGGTGGAACACGACTCCATCCGGCTGCCCCTGGAGCACCTGGCGGAAGAACAAGTGgcag CGGTCACCTTTGTCCCTGTGTCCAAGGTGAGCGGGCAGGCAGAGGTAGATGACATCCTCGCAGCTGTCCGCCCGACCACACGCCTTGTGACCATCATGCTGGCCAACAATGAGACCGGCGTTGTCATG CCTGTTCCTGAAATCAGTCAGCGCATTAAAGCCCTGAACCAGGAACGGGTGGCAACTGGGCTGCCTCCCATCCTCATGCACACAGATGCTGCACAGGCCTTGGGGAAGCAGCGCGTGGATGTGGAGGACCTGGGCGTGGACTTCCTTACCATCGTGGGCCACAAG TTTTATGGTCCCAGGATTGGCGCACTTTATGTACGAGGACTTGGTGAATTTACCCCTCTCTACCCTATGCTGTTTGGAGGTGGACAAGAACGGAATTTCAGGCCAGG GACAGAGAACACCCCAATGATTGCTGGCCTTGGGAAG GCCGCGGAGCTGGTGACCCAGAACTGCGAGGCTTACGAGGCCCACATGAGGGATATCCGCGACTACCTGGAGGAGAGGCTGGAA gCTGAATTCGGTCAGAAGAGAATCCATCTGAATAGCCAGTTTCCAGGGACCCAGCGGCTTCCCAATACCTGCAACTTCTCCATCCGGGGACCCCGGCTTCAAG GTTATGGTGGCCCTGAGATCACGATGAGCTGCCTCTGTAGACGAGGTTTTgacttcttagaggatgaaggtgttgcttctttcttcttcctggatCATGCGGAGAAACTCAGCAGTCGTGTTTGGCCCATGAAGAAGAGCCCGTGGGTAACTGTCATGATGGCTGCGTTCGTGAGAACCTGGGCTGAAATGCGTTCTTGTGGGCAAGGAAGCCTGGGTTTCCTTGACCATCTCAGATTCCTCACCATGGAAAGGAGAGTTCTCTGTCAACATTCCCCTTGTTCTGGGGTCAGACTTTGTATTCAGTGA
- the LOC105473825 gene encoding selenocysteine lyase isoform X6, with protein MDYNATTPLEPEVIQAMTEAMWEAWGNPSSLYPAGRKAKDTINAARESLAKMIGGKPQDIIFTSGGTESNNLVIHSVVKHFHANQTSKGHAGGHHSPVEGAKPHFITSLVEHDSIRLPLEHLAEEQVAAVTFVPVSKVSGQAEVDDILAAVRPTTRLVTIMLANNETGVVMPVPEISQRIKALNQERVATGLPPILMHTDAAQALGKQRVDVEDLGVDFLTIVGHKFYGPRIGALYVRGLGEFTPLYPMLFGGGQERNFRPGTENTPMIAGLGKAAELVTQNCEAYEAHMRDIRDYLEERLEAEFGQKRIHLNSQFPGTQRLPNTCNFSIRGPRLQGYGGPEITMSCLCRRGFDFLEDEGVASFFFLDHAEKLSSRVWPMKKSPWVTVMMAAFVRTWAEMRSCGQGSLGFLDHLRFLTMERRVLCQHSPCSGVRLCIQ; from the exons GAAGAAAGGCCAAGGATACTATAAATGCAGCCCGGGAAAGCCTCGCGAAGATGATAGGGGGGAAACCTCAAGATATAATCTTCACTTCCGGGGGCACTGAG TCAAATAATTTAGTAATCCATTCTGTGGTGAAACATTTCCACGCAAACCAGACCTCAAAGGGACACGCGGGTGGGCACCACAGTCCAGTGGAGGGGGCCAAGCCCCATTTCATTACTTCCTTGGTGGAACACGACTCCATCCGGCTGCCCCTGGAGCACCTGGCGGAAGAACAAGTGgcag CGGTCACCTTTGTCCCTGTGTCCAAGGTGAGCGGGCAGGCAGAGGTAGATGACATCCTCGCAGCTGTCCGCCCGACCACACGCCTTGTGACCATCATGCTGGCCAACAATGAGACCGGCGTTGTCATG CCTGTTCCTGAAATCAGTCAGCGCATTAAAGCCCTGAACCAGGAACGGGTGGCAACTGGGCTGCCTCCCATCCTCATGCACACAGATGCTGCACAGGCCTTGGGGAAGCAGCGCGTGGATGTGGAGGACCTGGGCGTGGACTTCCTTACCATCGTGGGCCACAAG TTTTATGGTCCCAGGATTGGCGCACTTTATGTACGAGGACTTGGTGAATTTACCCCTCTCTACCCTATGCTGTTTGGAGGTGGACAAGAACGGAATTTCAGGCCAGG GACAGAGAACACCCCAATGATTGCTGGCCTTGGGAAG GCCGCGGAGCTGGTGACCCAGAACTGCGAGGCTTACGAGGCCCACATGAGGGATATCCGCGACTACCTGGAGGAGAGGCTGGAA gCTGAATTCGGTCAGAAGAGAATCCATCTGAATAGCCAGTTTCCAGGGACCCAGCGGCTTCCCAATACCTGCAACTTCTCCATCCGGGGACCCCGGCTTCAAG GTTATGGTGGCCCTGAGATCACGATGAGCTGCCTCTGTAGACGAGGTTTTgacttcttagaggatgaaggtgttgcttctttcttcttcctggatCATGCGGAGAAACTCAGCAGTCGTGTTTGGCCCATGAAGAAGAGCCCGTGGGTAACTGTCATGATGGCTGCGTTCGTGAGAACCTGGGCTGAAATGCGTTCTTGTGGGCAAGGAAGCCTGGGTTTCCTTGACCATCTCAGATTCCTCACCATGGAAAGGAGAGTTCTCTGTCAACATTCCCCTTGTTCTGGGGTCAGACTTTGTATTCAGTGA